The Kluyveromyces marxianus DMKU3-1042 DNA, complete genome, chromosome 6 genome window below encodes:
- the RPO21 gene encoding DNA-directed RNA polymerase II subunit RPB1, protein MVDFPYSSAPLRTIKEVQFGLFSPEEVRGISVAKIEFPETMDESQMKAKIGGLNDPRLGSIDRNYKCQTCGEGMSECPGHFGHIELAKPVFHIGFISKIKKVCECVCMHCGKLLLDEYNEQMRQAIKIKDSKRRFNAVWTLCKTKMVCETEVPSPDDPTVFISRGGCGHIQPSIRKDGLSLVGTWKKDKNAEDSDQPEKRIISAEEILNVFKHISPEDGWRLGFNEDFSRPEWMILTVLPVPPPPVRPSISFNESQRGEDDLTYKLGDILKANINVQKLEINGSPQHVIQESESLLQFHVATYMDNDIAGQPQAVQKSGRPIKSIRARLKGKEGRIRGNLMGKRVDFSARTVISGDPNLDLDQVGVPKSIAKTLTYPEVVTPYNIDRLTQLVRNGPNEHPGAKYVIRENGDRIDLRYSKRAGDIQLQYGWKVERHITDNDPVLFNRQPSLHKMSMMAHRVKVMPYSTFRLNLSVTSPYNADFDGDEMNLHVPQSEETRAELSQLCAVPLQIVSPQSNKPCMGIVQDTLCGIRKMTLRDTFIEIDQVLNMLYWIPDWDGIIPTPAILKPKPLWSGKQILSMAIPNGIHLQRFDDGTTFLSPKDNGMLIIDGQIIFGVVDKKTVGSSSGGLIHVVTREKGPEICARLFSNIQKVVNYWFLHNGFSIGIGDTIADEKTMREITEAIAIAKKKVEDVTKEAQANLLTAKHGMTLRESFEDNVVRYLNEARDKAGRSAEVNLKDLNNVKQMVSAGSKGSFINIAQMSACVGQQSVEGKRIAFGFADRTLPHFSKDDYSPESKGFVENSYLRGLTPQEFFFHAMGGREGLIDTAVKTAETGYIQRRLVKALEDIMVHYDGTTRNSLGNVIQFIYGEDGMDASHIEKQSIDTIPGSDAAFEKRYKIDLLNEEYSLDPSLLESGSEIIGDSKLQLLLNEEYKQLVEDRQSLRKIFVDGEHNWPLPVNIKRIIQNSQQTFRVDLTKPTDLTIEDVIHGVQNLQKKLLIVRGQSDILKEAQKNAITLFCCLLRSRLATRRVIEEYRLNKQTFEWVLNNIEAQFLRSIVHPGEMVGVLAAQSIGEPATQMTLNTFHFAGVASKKVTSGVPRLKEILNVAKNMKTPSLTVYLDPEYASDQEKAKEIRSAIEHTTLKSVTVASEIYYDPDPRSTVIEEDEEIIQLHFSLMDEETEKSLDYQSPWLLRLELDRAAMTDKDLTMGQVGEKIKETFKNDLFVIWSEDNADRLIIRCRVIRDPKTLDADVEAEEDHMLKKIENSMLQKITLRGVEDITRVVMMKYDRKIPSETGEYHKVPEWVLETDGVNLSEVMSVPGVDSSRIYTNSFIDIMNVLGIEAGRAALYREVYNVIASDGSYVNYRHMALLVDVMTSQGFLMSVTRHGFNRADTGALMRCSFEETVEILFEAGAAAELDDCRGVSENVILGQMAPIGTGAFDVMIDDESLVKYMPEHKEVKTEGQDGGATPYSNDSGLANAEIDVKDELMFSPLVESGGADALSGGFTAYGGTDYGSATSPFSGYGNAPTSPGFGEATSPSYSPTSPAYSPTSPSYSPTSPSYSPTSPSYSPTSPSYSPTSPSYSPTSPSYSPTSPSYSPTSPSYSPTSPSYSPTSPSYSPTSPSYSPTSPSYSPTSPSYSPTSPSYSPTSPSYSPTSPSYSPTSPSYSPTSPSYSPTSPSYSPTSPSYSPTSPSYSPTSPQYNPGSYSPADPKKEESDEEKKDNK, encoded by the coding sequence atggtTGATTTTCCTTACTCAAGTGCACCCCTTCGTACCATCAAAGAAGTCCAATTCGGTCTCTTTTCTCCTGAAGAAGTCCGTGGTATTTCTGTTGCTAAGATTGAATTCCCAGAAACAATGGACGAGAGTCAAATGAAAGCTAAAATAGGTGGGCTTAACGATCCAAGATTGGGTTCTATTGATCGTAACTATAAGTGTCAAACCTGTGGTGAAGGCATGAGTGAGTGTCCTGGTCATTTTGGTCATATTGAGCTTGCGAAGCCTGTTTTCCATATCGGTTTTATATCtaaaatcaagaaggttTGCGAATGTGTATGTATGCACTGTGGTAAATTGCTTCTAGATGAGTATAACGAACAAATGAGACAGGctatcaaaatcaaagacTCGAAGAGAAGATTTAACGCTGTTTGGACTTTATGTAAAACTAAAATGGTATGTGAGACCGAAGTTCCATCACCTGATGACCCAACAGTGTTTATTTCCAGAGGTGGATGTGGTCATATCCAACCAAGTATTCGTAAGGATGGTCTAAGTTTAGTTGGTACCTGGAAAAAGGATAAAAATGCCGAAGACTCTGACCAACCTGAAAAGCGTATTATCTCTGCTGAGGAAATTTTGAACGTCTTCAAACATATCTCCCCAGAAGATGGATGGAGGCTTGGGTTCAATGAAGACTTCTCTCGTCCTGAGTGGATGATTCTAACAGTGTTACCAgttcctcctcctccagTTCGTCCATCTATTTCCTTCAATGAATCTCAAAGAGGTGAAGATGATTTGACTTATAAACTTGGGGATATCTTGAAAGCTAACATAAATGTCCAAAAACTAGAAATAAACGGTTCTCCACAACACGTTATTCAGGAATCGGAATCTTTGTTGCAATTCCATGTTGCAACATACATGGACAACGATATTGCTGGTCAACCACAAGCTGTTCAAAAATCCGGTCGTCCTATTAAATCGATCCGTGCCCGTTTAAAAGGTAAGGAAGGACGTATCAGAGGTAACCTTATGGGGAAGCGTGTAGATTTCTCTGCTCGTACCGTTATTTCTGGTGATCCTAATTTAGACTTGGATCAAGTTGGTGTTCCAAAGTCTATTGCTAAGACACTAACATACCCTGAAGTTGTGACCCCGTACAATATTGACCGTTTAACTCAATTGGTGCGCAATGGTCCAAATGAACACCCAGGTGCTAAATACGTTATCCGTGAAAATGGTGATCGTATTGATTTGAGATACAGTAAGAGAGCAGGTGATATCCAACTACAGTATGGTTGGAAAGTGGAACGTCACATCACTGATAATGATCCCGTTTTATTCAATCGTCAACCATCCCTTCACAAGATGTCTATGATGGCACACAGAGTTAAGGTTATGCCGTATTCTACCTTCAGGCTAAATTTGTCTGTTACATCCCCTTATAATGCAGATTTTGATGGTGACGAAATGAATTTACACGTTCCACAATctgaagaaacaagagcCGAACTATCTCAGTTATGTGCCGTTCCTCTACAAATTGTGTCCCCACAATCGAATAAGCCATGTATGGGTATTGTTCAAGATACGCTATGTGGTATTCGTAAAATGACTTTAAGAGATACTTTCATAGAGATCGATCAGGTGCTAAATATGCTTTACTGGATTCCCGACTGGGACGGTATTATCCCAACACCAGCTATTCTCAAACCAAAACCTTTATGGTCTGGTAAACAGATTCTCTCTATGGCCATTCCAAATGGTATTCACTTACAACGTTTTGATGATGGAACCACATTTTTATCACCTAAGGACAACGGTATGTTAATTATTGACGGTCAAATTATTTTTGGTGTCGTAGATAAAAAGACTGTTGGTTCTTCAAGTGGTGGTTTGATCCATGTTGtaacaagagaaaaaggACCAGAAATCTGCGCTCGTCTTTTCAGTAATATCCAAAAAGTTGTGAACTACTGGTTCTTACACAACGGTTTTTCCATTGGTATTGGTGATACAATCGCCGATGAAAAGACTATGAGAGAAATTACTGAAGcaattgccattgccaaAAAGAAGGTCGAGGATGTTACCAAAGAAGCACAAGCGAACTTGCTAACAGCCAAACATGGTATGACTCTACGTGAATCCTTTGAGGATAATGTTGTTCGTTACTTGAACGAGGCAAGAGACAAAGCAGGTCGTTCAGCAGAAGTTAACTTGAAGGATTTGAATAATGTGAAACAGATGGTCAGTGCAGGTTCAAAGGGTTCCTTTATTAACATTGCCCAAATGTCTGCCTGTGTTGGTCAACAATCGGTGGAAGGTAAGCGTATTGCTTTCGGGTTTGCCGATCGTACCCTACCACATTTCTCTAAGGATGACTACTCTCCAGAATCAAAGGGTTTCGTTGAAAACTCTTACTTGAGAGGTTTAACTCCTCAAGAGTTCTTTTTCCATGCGATGGGTGGTCGTGAAGGTTTGATTGATACTGCTGTGAAAACAGCAGAGACCGGGTATATCCAACGTCGTTTAGTTAAAGCTTTAGAAGATATTATGGTTCATTACGATGGTACTACGAGAAACTCGTTAGGTAACGTTATTCAATTCATCTATGGTGAAGATGGTATGGACGCTTCTCATATCGAAAAACAATCTATCGACACCATTCCCGGATCGGACGCTGCATTTGAGAAGCGTTATAAGATCGACTTATTGAACGAGGAATACTCTCTTGATCCTTCTCTCTTGGAATCTGGTTCTGAAATCATTGGTGACTCCAAATTACAGTTGTTACTCAATGAGGAGTACAAACAATTAGTCGAGGATCGTCAATCATTGAGAAAGATATTTGTTGATGGTGAACACAATTGGCCATTACCAGTCAATATCAAACGTATTATTCAGAACTCTCAACAGACTTTCCGTGTCGATTTAACAAAGCCAACAGATCTCACTATTGAAGATGTTATTCACGGTGTTCAGAAtctacaaaagaagttattAATCGTACGTGGTCAAAGCGATATCCTAAAAGAAGCTCAAAAGAACGCTATTACCCTATTCTGTTGTTTGTTGCGTTCTCGTTTGGCAACTCGTAGAGTAATCGAAGAGTACAGActaaacaaacaaacctTTGAATGGGTATTGAATAACATTGAAGCTCAATTCTTAAGATCTATAGTCCATCCTGGTGAGATGGTTGGTGTTTTAGCAGCACAATCTATTGGTGAACCTGCTACCCAAATGACCTTAAACACATTCCATTTTGCTGGTGTGGCCTCCAAGAAGGTGACTTCAGGTGTTCCACGTTTAAAGGAAATTTTGAATGTGGCTAAAAACATGAAAACACCATCACTTACGGTGTATTTGGATCCAGAATATGCGTCAGATCAAGAAAAGGCTAAGGAAATTCGTTCTGCTATCGAACATACTACGCTTAAAAGTGTCACCGTTGCCTCTGAGATTTATTATGATCCAGATCCTCGCTCGACTGttatagaagaagatgaagaaattattCAGTTACATTTCTCCTTGATGGACGAAGAAACCGAAAAATCTCTTGATTATCAATCTCCTTGGTTGCTACGTCTAGAGCTTGATCGTGCTGCAATGACCGATAAAGACTTAACCATGGGTCAAGTTGGTGAGaagatcaaagaaacatTTAAGAATGACTTGTTTGTCATATGGTCCGAAGATAACGCTGACAGATTAATTATTCGTTGCCGTGTTATTCGTGATCCAAAGACCCTAGATGCTGATGTTGAGGCAGAGGAAGATCATATGTTAAAGAAGATTGAAAATTCCATGCTTCAGAAGATTACTCTGCGTGGTGTTGAAGATATTACTCGTGTCgtgatgatgaaatacGATAGAAAGATTCCAAGTGAAACAGGTGAATATCATAAAGTTCCAGAATGGGTTTTGGAAACAGATGGTGTTAATTTATCTGAAGTTATGTCTGTTCCAGGTGTTGATTCAAGCCGTATTTATACCAATTCCTTCATTGATATAATGAATGTGTTGGGTATTGAGGCTGGTCGTGCTGCGTTGTACAGAGAAGTTTATAACGTTATTGCATCCGATGGTTCTTATGTGAACTACCGTCATATGGCATTGCTAGTCGATGTTATGACTTCTCAAGGTTTCTTGATGTCGGTCACACGTCATGGTTTCAACAGAGCTGATACCGGTGCACTAATGAGATGTTCTTTCGAAGAGACAGTAGAAATTCTATTTGAAGCCGGTGCGGCAGCCGAATTGGACGATTGCCGTGGTGTTTCTGAAAACGTGATCCTTGGCCAAATGGCTCCTATTGGTACTGGTGCCTTTGACGTCATGATAGATGATGAGTCATTAGTGAAATACATGCCTGAACATAAAGAAGTCAAGACTGAAGGACAAGATGGAGGTGCTACTCCATATTCTAACGATAGCGGTCTAGCAAATGCCGAAATTGACGTCAAGGATGAACTAATGTTCTCTCCTTTGGTAGAATCAGGCGGAGCTGACGCTTTATCAGGAGGATTCACCGCATATGGTGGAACAGATTATGGTTCTGCAACTTCTCCATTCAGTGGATATGGCAATGCTCCAACATCACCTGGATTTGGTGAAGCTACATCACCATCATATTCTCCAACGTCTCCAGCTTATTCACcaacatcaccatcataCTCACCAACCTCGCCATCATACTCTCCTACATCACCATCATACTCTCCTACATCACCATCGTACTCCCCAACCTCACCATCGTACTCACCAACATCTCCATCGTACTCACCAACATCGCCATCGTATTCACCAACTTCGCCATCATACTCTCCTACATCACCATCATATTCACCAACCTCGCCATCATACTCTCCTACATCACCATCATACTCTCCTACGTCACCATCATACTCTCCTACATCACCATCATACTCACCAACCTCGCCATCATACTCTCCTACATCACCATCATATTCACcaacatcaccatcataCTCACCTACATCGCCATCATACTCACcaacatcaccatcataCTCACCTACATCGCCATCATACTCACCAACGTCACCATCTTACTCGCCTACATCACCATCGTACTCACCAACATCTCCTCAATATAATCCTGGTTCATACTCTCCTGCGGATCCAAAGAAGGAGgaatctgatgaagaaaagaaggataaCAAAtaa
- the BPL1 gene encoding biotin--[acetyl-CoA-carboxylase] ligase BPL1, translating to MNILVYNGAGSSPESVRHTIETFRTLLEPYYAVSPVSARTLETEPWTSKTSAVVFPGGADLSYVRDCAKVIPKIRDFVYKDGGLFIGICAGGYFGSSYCEFARGDPNYEVSGPRDLKLFPGMARGPAFNGFRYNKEDGAKTVHLKVNGVDGMNEAYSYYNGGAIFVDSQKMPDVQVLAEYMDTPDASYSDDPNSEEKIPAAVVLIKHGKGKALLLGPHPEVPSSALKKIGEDWYDNGVVDKLKKNEKLRFRFMKEILIKAGLKCNNTITNPGYPDLTPIFVSTKHNKDILKTFEANLKAKATKSDAVDGSFHLVCENDEFDVYEGFTHSEIAHQKLLGVHPEEAVKQIIFPDNSESVPNNSLVSHFDIEKFFDQLRPSNTLGSLLLYGDVVTSTSMILDQNKTLLAALPENSAIHVGTIQVSGRGRGGNTWVNPKGVLASTTAINVPAVSSHTGKNTPIVFVQYLAMLAYCKAIKTYAPGYEDLPVRIKWPNDLYAMKPQFYYNNDVKLLGKGFSDSVLSRDDIDPALVKVSGLLVTTNFIGGKYSLLLGCGINVTNEAPTTSLATWVNILNQERDALGMPHLPAIEHEVLLAKYLNELDSLLKKFLVQGPSAILPDYYELWLHSNQIVKLTDHNSVRAKIVGITEDYGLLIAKELAAGSDYQYTGNVYHLQPDGNTFDIFRGLISKKA from the coding sequence ATGAATATTTTAGTCTATAATGGGGCCGGTTCATCCCCGGAATCCGTCAGGCATACCATTGAAACTTTTCGGACATTGTTGGAACCATACTACGCAGTTTCTCCAGTATCAGCAAGAACATTAGAAACCGAGCCATGGACTAGTAAGACATCAGCTGTTGTGTTCCCAGGTGGTGCAGATTTGTCGTATGTTAGAGATTGCGCGAAAGTGATACCAAAGATTAGAGATTTCGTGTATAAGGATGGAGGGCTGTTCATTGGGATATGTGCAGGTGGATATTTTGGATCCAGTTACTGCGAGTTCGCTAGAGGGGATCCAAATTATGAAGTCAGTGGTCCAAGAGACTTAAAACTCTTTCCAGGTATGGCTAGAGGGCCTGCCTTTAATGGGTTCAGATATAACAAGGAAGATGGGGCCAAGACAGTGCACTTAAAGGTTAACGGAGTTGACGGGATGAATGAAGCCTACTCATATTACAATGGAGGAGCTATTTTTGTTGACTCACAAAAAATGCCCGATGTTCAAGTGTTAGCTGAATATATGGACACTCCTGATGCATCTTATTCTGATGATCCAAattcagaagaaaagattcCAGCAGCCGTGGTTCTTATTAAGCATGGGAAAGGTAAAGCACTTTTACTTGGTCCCCACCCTGAGGTCCCCTCAAGTGCTCTTAAAAAAATTGGTGAGGATTGGTATGACAATGGGGTTGTTGATAAGcttaaaaagaatgaaaagcTAAGGTTCCGCTTCATGAAGGAAATACTAATCAAAGCTGGGCTCAAGTGTAACAATACTATTACGAATCCAGGTTATCCAGATTTAACTCCAATTTTTGTTAGTACTAAACATAATAAGGATATCCTCAAAACTTTTGAGGCTAACCTCAAGGCCAAAGCAACTAAGTCCGACGCAGTCGATGGGTCATTTCACTTGGTTTGCGAAAACGATGAATTTGACGTCTATGAAGGCTTTACTCATTCAGAAATAGCTCATCAGAAACTACTTGGTGTTCatccagaagaagctgTCAAGCAAATAATTTTCCCAGACAACTCAGAATCTGTTCCAAATAATTCCTTAGTCTCTCATTTCGACATTGAGAAGTTCTTTGATCAATTAAGACCATCTAACACATTAGGTTCATTGTTACTATATGGAGATGTTGTCACATCGACGAGTATGATATTAGACCAAAATAAGACCTTGCTTGCAGCTTTACCTGAGAATTCTGCTATTCATGTTGGTACTATCCAAGTCTCCGGCAGAGGACGTGGAGGAAATACATGGGTCAATCCAAAAGGTGTACTTGCTTCAACGACAGCTATAAACGTACCTGCAGTTTCTTCTCATACTGGAAAAAATACCCctattgtttttgttcaatattTAGCAATGCTTGCATATTGTAAAGCTATAAAGACGTATGCTCCCGGCTACGAAGATTTACCGGTTAGAATTAAATGGCCTAACGACCTTTATGCAATGAAACCCCAGTTCTATTACAACAATGACGTCAAATTGTTAGGAAAGGGGTTTTCAGATAGTGTTTTAAGTCGTGACGATATCGACCCTGCATTGGTCAAAGTTTCTGGTCTTTTGGTTACAACTAATTTCATTGGAGGAAAATATTCTTTACTGTTAGGTTGTGGTATAAACGTCACAAACGAGGCACCTACTACATCGTTAGCCACATGGgtaaatattttgaatcaaGAGAGGGATGCTTTAGGAATGCCACATTTACCAGCTATTGAACATGAAGTTTTATTAGCTAAGTATTTGAATGAACTCgattctttgttgaagaagttcctAGTTCAAGGACCTTCAGCAATTCTCCCTGATTATTACGAGTTGTGGTTACATTCCAACCAGATTGTAAAATTGACGGACCATAATTCTGTAAGGGCAAAGATTGTAGGTATCACTGAAGATTATGGATTGTTAATTGCTAAAGAATTAGCAGCTGGTAGTGATTATCAATATACTGGAAATGTATACCATCTCCAACCAGATGGAAATAcctttgatattttcagaGGTTTGATATCTAAGAAAGCTTAG
- the CRD1 gene encoding cardiolipin synthase, with protein sequence MIVPLHTHIYKLPMMRYFSIRGGRGYSGIMNGIYLPISRVHVRTFSQALIKKAEEPKNGSKKVSDIVKMKNGIWTIPNILTISRIACAPFIGHYIITQNFTPAICLFVYSCITDFLDGYLARSYKMRSVAGTVLDPMADKILMMTTTAALCIPSGPQIIPLGVAALIFGRDFLLGLSATYFRYASMKHTYGKVTWNSYWDIFHYPSAEVKPTRISKWNTFVQMIYVGMGVVLLIINNSVDEDDEKQMAFREKFQNAFTLMGYLVSVTTIWSGASYIHNKDAFRYLNKVK encoded by the coding sequence ATGATTGTTCCTTtgcacacacacatatataaacTGCCTATGATGAGGTATTTCAGTATAAGAGGAGGACGAGGGTATTCTGGAATAATGAATGGTATTTACCTACCAATTAGCAGAGTACATGTCCGGACATTTTCTCAGGCTCTGATAAAGAAAGCGGAGGAGCCTAAAAATGGTTCTAAAAAGGTTTCGGACATTGTTAAGATGAAAAATGGCATCTGGACAATACCGAACATCCTCACAATAAGCAGGATAGCATGTGCGCCTTTTATTGGCCATTATATCATAACACAAAATTTCACCCCAGCCatatgtttgtttgtttattcATGCATTACGGACTTTTTGGATGGGTATTTGGCTAGATCATATAAAATGCGGTCGGTTGCTGGAACTGTTTTGGATCCTATGGCCGATAAAATATTAATGATGACTACAACTGCAGCTTTATGCATTCCATCGGGTCCTCAAATTATTCCGTTGGGTGTAGCTGCCTTAATATTTGGCAGAGACTTCTTGTTGGGATTAAGCGCTACTTATTTTAGATACGCATCAATGAAGCACACGTACGGGAAAGTTACTTGGAATTCTTATTGGGACATATTCCACTATCCAAGCGCTGAGGTAAAACCAAcaagaatatcaaaatgGAACACTTTTGTGCAGATGATATATGTGGGGATGGGTGTTGTTCTGTTGATAATAAACAATTCTGTGGACGAGGATGACGAGAAACAAATGGCATTCAGagaaaaatttcaaaatgCCTTCACATTAATGGGATACTTAGTTAGTGTAACAACTATTTGGAGTGGAGCATCGTATATACACAATAAAGATGCCTTCCGTTACTTGAACAAGGTAAAATAG
- the CCT4 gene encoding chaperonin-containing T-complex subunit CCT4, producing the protein MVSQAKQPSNATFKNREKPQEVRKANIIAARAVSDAIRTSLGPKGMDKMIKTSRGDVIISNDGHTILKQMAILHPVAKMLVEVSGAQDVEAGDGTTSVVIITGALLGAAEKLLNKGIHPTIIAESFQRAAERSVEILLDMSTKISLDDKEALVRAASTSLSSKIVSQHSSFLAPLAVDCVLNIASHDSTNVDLNDIRLIKKVGGTIDDTQMVNGVVLTQNVAKSAGGPTRIEKARIGLIQFQISPPKPDTENNIVVNDYRQMDKILKEERAYLLNICKKIKKAKCNVLLIQKSILRDAVNDLALHFLSKLGIMVIRDIERDEVEFLSKSLGCKPISDIELFTEDRLGSADVVEEVESDGSNIVTITGVKSTNTNPTVSVVIRGANNMILDETERSLHDALCVIRCLVKERALIAGGGAPEIEVSCRLMKEARALEGVEAFVWQEYAQALEVIPTTLAENAGLNSLNVVTELRLRHENGESNAGISVRRSGTTNTYDDHILQPVLVSTSAIRLASECVKSILRIDDITFSR; encoded by the coding sequence ATGGTTTCGCAAGCAAAACAGCCTTCGAACGCTACGTTCAAGAACCGTGAAAAGCCACAGGAGGTGCGTAAAGCTAATATCATTGCAGCCCGTGCTGTTTCCGATGCAATTCGTACGTCTTTGGGACCTAAAGGTATGGATAAGATGATCAAGACGTCGAGGGGCGATGTTATTATTTCCAACGATGGGCACACGATCTTGAAACAGATGGCTATTTTGCACCCTGTAGCGAAGATGCTTGTGGAGGTTTCTGGTGCGCAGGATGTGGAGGCCGGTGATGGTACTACTTCGGTGGTCATTATCACTGGAGCTCTTTTAGGTGCAGctgaaaaattattgaaCAAGGGCATCCATCCCACTATAATTGCCGAATCTTTCCAAAGAGCAGCTGAAAGATCGGTCGAGATCCTTTTGGATATGTCTACGAAGATTTCTTTGGATGACAAGGAGGCGTTGGTGCGTGCCGCCAGCACCTCGTTGAGTTCCAAGATTGTGTCCCAGCATTCGTCTTTCTTGGCTCCATTGGCTGTGGACTGTGTGTTGAACATTGCTTCCCACGACTCCACCAATGTGGATTTGAATGACATCCGTTTGATCAAGAAAGTGGGTGGTACCATTGATGATACCCAAATGGTGAATGGTGTCGTTTTGACCCAGAATGTCGCCAAAAGTGCCGGCGGACCAACCAGAATTGAAAAGGCCAGAATCGGTTTGATCCAGTTCCAAATATCCCCTCCAAAGCCAGATACCGAAAACAACATTGTTGTTAATGACTACAGACAGATGGATAAGAtcttgaaggaagaaagagcatacttgttgaacatttgtaaaaagatcaaaaaggCAAAGTGTAACGTTTTATTGATTCAAAAGTCTATCTTGAGAGACGCAGTTAACGATCTTGCATTGCATTTCCTATCAAAGTTGGGAATAATGGTTATCAgagatattgaaagagatgAAGTCGAATTTTTGTCCAAGAGTTTAGGTTGTAAGCCAATTTCTGACATCGAATTGTTCACCGAAGATAGACTAGGATCTGCTGATGTcgttgaagaagtcgaAAGTGATGGTTCGAACATCGTCACAATCACCGGTGTCAAATCCACTAACACTAACCCTACCGTGTCTGTTGTCATTCGTGGTGCCAACAACATGATCTTGGATGAGACAGAACGTTCCCTACATGATGCACTATGTGTTATCCGTTGTTTGGTGAAGGAAAGGGCATTGATCGCCGGTGGTGGTGCCCCAGAAATCGAGGTATCGTGCCGTCTAATGAAGGAAGCTCGTGCCCTAGAAGGTGTAGAGGCATTTGTTTGGCAAGAGTATGCACAAGCATTGGAAGTTATTCCAACAACACTAGCGGAAAATGCAGGTCTAAACAGTTTAAATGTTGTCACCGAATTACGTTTAAGACATGAGAACGGTGAATCAAACGCAGGTATCTCAGTAAGACGTTCTGGAACTACAAATACTTACGATGatcatattcttcaacCGGTCCTAGTATCTACCAGTGCCATAAGATTGGCCTCAGAATGTGTCAAGTCAATCCTACgtattgatgatattacATTTAGTCGctaa
- the CDC123 gene encoding cell proliferation protein CDC123 — translation MTEDSYTPLAEIKASSSEIKACAFSAWYHTFKKYTPKAHIIHPLPQEFIKYLAQDGIRLSLEENDSSFYDSCLKPDDDNDYSDWEDNQLPESESDEESEFTNNKKEEEEEMVPIVNFPDLHKEISDVIREYGAVTPKLNWSAPRDATWILPNNTSKCIHVNDVYLLLNASNYIAYDLDHAFDECEDKVDPQSVQYELILRKWFDINPALEFRVFIRDGEICGISQRDLNYYNYLEPLQDTFTTLIEDFVHDVVLPKFELSCFVLDVYLPRPFVQCWIIDINPWSRTTDPLLFSWSELASKNLEAETQAEIRLITEHNIGRFVTKEHSENHVPKDIVTASLDPESLRELTYKWKEILKMQEEDAESDDD, via the coding sequence ATGACCGAAGATAGCTACACACCGCTTGCCGAAATCAAGGCTAGCAGCAGTGAAATCAAGGCTTGTGCTTTTTCAGCATGGTACCACACGTTTAAGAAATATACACCAAAGGCTCACATAATCCATCCGTTACCGCAAGAGttcatcaaatatttggCACAGGATGGCATCAGGTTATCGTTGGAAGAGAATGACTCGTCGTTTTATGATAGTTGCCTGAAACCAGACGACGATAACGATTACAGTGACTGGGAGGACAACCAGTTGCCCGAGAGTGAATCTGATGAGGAAAGTGAGTTTACgaacaacaagaaggaggaagaagaagaaatggtCCCAATAGTGAACTTCCCGGACTTGCACAAGGAAATTTCCGACGTGATTCGTGAATACGGGGCCGTCACTCCGAAATTGAACTGGTCTGCTCCAAGGGATGCTACCTGGATTTTGCCCAACAACACGTCAAAATGTATTCATGTGAACGACGTGTACCTTCTCCTAAACGCATCAAACTACATAGCATATGATTTGGACCATGCCTTTGATGAATGCGAGGACAAAGTCGACCCGCAGTCGGTTCAGTATGAGTTGATCTTGAGAAAATGGTTCGATATCAATCCTGCGCTAGAGTTCAGAGTGTTTATCCGAGACGGTGAGATCTGTGGTATCTCGCAAAGGGATCTTAACTACTACAACTACCTAGAACCGTTGCAGGACACATTTACCACGCTGATAGAAGATTTTGTACACGATGTTGTTTTGCCAAAATTCGAGCTATCCTGTTTTGTACTAGATGTTTACTTACCAAGACCTTTTGTCCAGTGCTGGATCATTGATATCAATCCATGGTCTCGTACCACAGACCCCTTGCTATTCTCTTGGAGTGAACTTGCTTCTAAAAACTTGGAAGCGGAAACACAAGCAGAAATTAGGTTGATCACCGAACACAATATCGGTCGGTTTGTTACAAAAGAACACTCCGAAAATCATGTTCCAAAAGATATTGTAACAGCTAGTTTGGACCCAGAGTCATTAAGAGAGTTGACCTACAAATGGAAAGAGATCTTAAAAATGCAAGAAGAGGATGCCgaaagtgatgatgattaa